TTTTTCCTCAAATGACACTGGGATAATAACAATTCCCTCAGCAGTCTTGGACgacaaattataaataaatgtgttgatTATCTGTGTTCTCCAGCAGGAAGTGATGTCTCAAGCCAGATCATGttgtaaatgttaaaatgttgtgTGGTCACAGCGTAATCCCCATTAAAAACACTGCAGGGGAAACGGATAAACATCAGATTAGAGGATGAGGATGTGTTAGTCCTTCCAAAGAGTAAGCACATGACTCAGACATGACAGATGAGATAAGTCAGCGGGCCAGTTTAGCAGTCAGAGATGCCGTCCTCTGTCCTGGAGGTCAACGAACTGGGTTTCACTTTAGTGAATCAGTGGCAAACAATGCGTGTCGCATTCAAAGGCGCACGTGCATGCATGGGTAACTTTTGGTCATTTTTTGGAGCATCTGCAGTCCTGTTAGAAATAGGCAGAAGCAGTAGGCTACTGTGTAGTTTTAGAAAATGACACAGAGCACATCTCGAAATCTTGAACAGTACCGGGTGCCAGGTAGtggtaagaacagaagaaacaaatcaccggcACTCAAAGATAAAGAGTCTTTAGTTTATTTtgggcaaacaaacaaatgctTTTCCGCTGATGACGGCTTATAGCTGAAACGCGTTCGTTTGTTTGcccaaaataaactaaaaaagactctttatctgtgagtgccggTGATTTGTTTCTACTGTGTAATTTTGCAATGGGTCAGTCCTCAAACTGCAGCTCTACTCCCACAAGTTTTGTTCACATTGACTCACTAAACCCTGAACGGGCTGCAGGTGAGAACAGGTCATGAACTCCTACCTGCTTGCTGAGTATATTTTTGAGAGACAACTAGCAACCGTAACCCTCCCAgtaaaatcttgttttttcttgtattattttcttacaggaatattttgggaaatttaaattaaaattattatttaaatttaattaaaaagaaatattcGGTTACTTGCCGAGActtaaatgagaagattgataccacactAATGTTTACTCATGCTAAATATGAAGGTGTTAGTTTAGCTTAGAATAAAGACtgcaaaaatatgtaattacaAAAGCAACAAGTTGTTTTACAGCTAGCCCAGCTCTATTCAAAAGTAAAGTGTCCGATGGTTGCCCGGTAACTCTCGGTGACAGCTAAGACTCAGGGCCGCTGCTCTCCATTTGGGTGCTCTAAGCATAATTACTTTGCtatacatataaaaacattttttatgaaaaaacaacttttgaaTTGTCTTCTGAATACTATGAGAAAAATTAGAAAAATCAGATAACCAAATGTGCAATTGCATTCAGCAACAATATGTCCACAGATAAACCGCtctaatagagtgctccagggatgacgtatttttgtaggccaaccaggaattTAGTtttgccctggttccctcgacaaaaagccaatgggatttttccattgggttttggattattgccgaaaataagctctgtagcaaacacgtttatgatacttacacgttttgttcagcaagataatctccacaaatgaacaccacttctatcatttatgaagtgtgaatgcaatcgccaaaagtaaaaagctaacgttaggctataaacgaactacaccacggtagcatgagcgcgagtatacactaCGAGGCTGTataggcggacgagtcggcgtgatgacattcaagtctcatttagacacttgttagcaactgccttttttaagacacaaggcttcaaaattcacgagtggggtatttactgatgtattttatgtcgtagaagaaaacgttaaaatctcttcagcttgtgttaaccacagaccttatttcaggcatgaaaataaaaacccattcaaaactCTACTACTGCTgcaataacaaacaaacattaacGTTGGCTAGCTAGACCCAGGTTTTTCCTACCGTTAATGTTTTGCATTGGCTACATGGTTTGAGCAAATTTTCCAGTATTTTAAGAATTATCATTTTTAAACATACCTGCAAGCAATGCATGAGCGTCATCCCGCATTCTTCTCTGCCCCAACTCCTGATGCCTTCTTGGGGCCATTCTTTCAGAAATTGTTGCGGCAGCATTGACCGTCAGGCTTCAGGGCAGCCAGGCGCAAACCACAGGGAGATGGGGGCACtataattaatttcattatttcaacCAAATATGTGTATCTTGTATTACCTGGTCTCCTGGTGCCTATTATTTCAATTTAAATAATTCTTCAACATTGATGATGATCATTAGGCTGTTATGGTGCTCCCGCCGGTGAGAAAGTCACTACACCCAGTAACGAATTAGTCCGGCACATAGGCCTAACCCACCCTAAAAcaacttgttgtttttgaaaaaataaGATATAACCTGTTAATCTGTCAGCTTTAGAGGTATTGGTAGgtagattttgttacctttggacagagccaggccagctgttgtcccgtttccagtctttatgctaagcatTTCATGTCCTGCTCTAGTTTTATATTTAGTGTTCAGACGTgagagagtggtatcaattttctcagaaagaaagcaaataagagtatttcccaaaatatcccACTCTTCCttcaatttcatattttttcatgtCTTTCCTTTTCTGTAAGTGTTCCCTTCTCTCTTTTCATCTTTTGTGTTTCTGACTTTTCCTCAGGTCTCATCGTGGGATCCTTGATGGTGTGCTGGCTTCCCAACCAGATTCGTCGTCTTATGGTGGCTGCCGTGCCCAAGTCCCGCTGGACTACTTCCTACTTCCAGAGCTACGTCACTCTCCACCCTGTGGCCGACACCTTCTTTTACCTCAGCTCCGTCCTCAACCCGTTCCTCTACAACCTGTCCTCCAGACAGTTCAGGGAGGTTTTTCTCCAGGTGCTGCGGTGCCGCCTCACCATCGAACACATCAACAAGCGCAACGTGCGGCGCTCCAACGCTGCCTCTGCGCGCTCCTTCCAGCCCCTGCTGAAGTCGTTTCGTCGCACCAGGGCGAACCGCCCCACCCTCGCGCAAGAGAAAACGTCTCCCACCTTTACAACCTTTCAAAGTCAAAGTGACTCAGGAGTGGCTTCAGATACTCACACTTCTCTCAGCCTGACTGAAGAGTCTCATTCAATTCTCAAAATAAAAGATGTACCATCAGAGACTGAAATATAATGTGCTGTACAATTTAATGCAACACAGtgaacagtaaaaacaaactcTGTGCCATCGGAAACAAATATAGAGATATTCCTTATACACAGTAAACACAGTACAAAGTGTCAAATCAATCAAGAATTTCGTTAACAGATCACGCTCAGCTGACAATTTGGCACAATTGCAAGTTCACGGGACTCCTCAAGTGTGAAATTGTTATCAAGTCAGAAAATGATTGTTCATTTCTGCTGAAGCTGAAATATTCAGTTAAGCATGAAGACCTCACAGTTAAAGTTAAAGGTACCCAGCagagtttttgaccactagtggTGCTATAGAGCACTGTTTTGGTGTGTGGATCCTTGCAATGTTTGCATCACATATGTAAACTCATAAGCACGTGAGTGACACATTATACTTTCCTGTTGACTGCAGAGGGCTGAATTGCAAATGTGCAACAAGCCCCCTGGAAAGATTTTGGCTTACACCGTGTTCTAATTGGATGCGACGCGAGCGAGCGTCAGCAACAAACAACAgcttgattacatttttttctattggaGTGCCCTAACTGGCAACGTGGCGATGCACAGCGTGGCACACGTTTGAGCTGAGCTTTTTTCAGATGCCTTGTTCCTATTTTTCTTTCGCTTGCGTTGAGAGCGCAGCAACATGGACGAGAAACGACTGATTAGTTTAAATGAAAGATGAAATGACCCATCGGTGTGACAGTGGGAGTAAACCAGGTCgattgtcctggatgtaaattaggatattaacttgattattgCCACTTTGTGCACAAGCATGGATGCTCACAGTTATATGCGTAGCATCCACCAGAGAAAAGTGATTTCAGTTACCTGGTGTCAAGAcatataacagccacctcactaatggttaaaacaaaacacaaacacagcacaaAAGAGACAGCGGCGCAACAGTGGCAcgctcgcatccagttaggacacggtgttagtggtccatccatccattatctgtaaccgcttatcccattcgtGGTCGCGGGGGTGCTGGAACcgagctgacattgggcgaaggcggggtacaccctggacaggttgccagactatcaGGGGCTGacatatagagacagacaaccattcacgctcacattcacacctacgagAAAACAACTCTGAACTCTGAGAAAACACAccctaacacggggagaacatgcaaaccgGATTCCAACCAATCAGATGTCCCAATGATGTAAATGCCCCCATGTACATGAGGTTGATATATTGacttacataaaaaataaagttgtagttgtatcCTGCATGATGTTGTTGGAGAGTTAATTTATTAGACACTTAAGAGTGACAGTATGACAATAAGTTCTCTATATTAGACTAATACGTTGTTTGTCCATTCCCTCAACATAGCCTGTAGAAACAGGACATCATTTGTGCCTTCCAAAACTGTTTGAAATCATTGTTATAAAAATAAACCTGTTTGTCATCATGGTTAAAGtaataaacatgtggttaaggttaggaaatCAACGTTTCTCGCTAGAAAAATGGGAAAGGAACAGCAATCTCCTGTTAAAGTCCGATGTTTTGGTGCCGTATCACGTCACCTTACTTTCTTGTTTGCTCGCGTCATAATTCCTACGGTTGCGAGAGGGTGCTGCCACTTTATTCGTAAACATGTGTTGTTTTGGGGTCACATGCTGAAACGACTGatgctgctgtttttcttgGGAGGACAGTGTGTCCAATACAGTGCaccaggaatgagtcctaaaatgCAGAAATTAGTTAGTATTTGAGCACctccggttccctcatctggaagacaatggtttttttgaatgggtttttagttagatgaaGCTATTATGTGCCTTAAtaaaggcagttgctaacaaatggctaaatgagactactaaacatcatgaCGCTGACTCTTTCTCCTTTACAGTCTCGTTgggtatactcgcgctcattcgacagtggtgtagtttgtttatagccgtacatttttacttctggcgattgcattcacacttataaataagtaagtatatcaataaattaatgaataaattacaaatgtattcaacatgtttgttagacctcaaggacacaaacacacataactccacagggtacctttaaagTTCAGGTCACGTTCAAACCAACCACTCAACCACTGCTAAAGCAACTGAATATTACATTTTGATGGACAACAACAACTTCTTGCACATCACATTACGTCTTGTCATAATTTATTTGGCTCTGAAACAATCTCTGTCAGGGTATGCTGCCTGACCATACAACGGCTTCCCTGATCATAGAAAACTAGCATATCTTAATGGATAACTTCAGAATTCTTTCTAAAATAGTTGTCTGCGTCCATCAACAGTCACCAACGCTCATCGTACCACACGCTCACTGCACTACTGCCGCTCCACCTCAACGCAAACGGTTCTAATTTCAGCCATTAAAGATGCAATGAATATGTGGTGAGTAGTTTTATAAAAGTTTGTATATTTCAACATGCTCTTGTAGCTCTATGTACAATATTTGTGAGCAGACAGCATTAGTTGTTACAGAACTAATGGAGGAAAGCTTCAGGATAACAGAATGGCCTCCACTGGTAAGATGATGTATCTGTGAGGAGTAGGTGGCTTTAATATAATGACTAGCATACATGCTGTTTTTCACCCAATACCCCTTTTTTCCTGACTGCACTTTTCTTTCCAGAATCATTAAACAGTATCATTGTCATACATTGTATTTTTCAGTTCGTCAATACAGCAAAATCGGTGATTGTTCCAGGTAATGGTATTGATTCAGAATAAATCACAGTTATTTATTCTGCAGAGCTTTTCCTAAAgctcagaaaagaaaagaatgaaTCTGAACTTACTATCTTTTCTGTCTTATTTGACCTTGTATTGTAAGTAAACAAAGACAGATGCGAATGAGCCACCTGCTGCCCGACAAAATAGCCAGAAGCTGTTCCATGCACAAACACTGTCCTCCACCTCACCTTACCCAGCCTCCCTTGTAGCTGCACCATGATCATGTTTGTGACATGACACacgtgatgataaaaaaaaatcccaaattcAACCTTTTGGAGGTAAACTGCGACACAACGGGAGTCAAGAGAACAAATACTGTACAAAGCTTCCACACGCCTCAAAGAATATACATTTCACAGTACGTATTCTTCACTGTCTCAGTTAGTTAATACAGTTCCAGTTCATGTTGTCTCCACTGTCAGCACGCATCTTATTTCAGTGTGTGAAGGTCTGTCAGCACAGGGTGGAGGACAGTAGGAGGAGGACGTAGAGAGAAAACACAGGGAGCTGCGGCGTGGTCAGGGTAGTGGCGGCCGAATGTTGGGGTCGTTTCTTCTGCCTTGGTCCGTTACAGAGCGGCGTGTTACAGCAGGTGATGCACACTGAGTTGAGCTTGCCGGTGCAGAACTGCTGGTAACCAGAAGAAGCGATGAGACAGGCTCCAGACGAGGCGCAGGACTTGCGGTAGTGTATCcctgaaaataagaacagaAAGAGATGCATTAGGCTGGTAATGAGAGGAttagagtgtgtgcgtgtgtgtgtgtgtgtgtgtgtgtgtgtgtggcagaaaaacaacaaaggcAGAAACAGTGAGATGGAGGCATGTAATTAAGGATAAATAGGATGTATTCTTTCATCAAGGGGAACCCAACTTAAAGGGAAACATCTCCGTATAATTGGGTTAATGCTCCTTTTGCAGTCACTTAGCTCTCCTGTGTCTCTACAAGATTTGCATAACATTGTCATAGTGTAATTAGTCCATGAATGAGGAAAAACAGCCCTCAGTGGGTGAGACTTCTCTTCtcactgtgtttatatatacagtgtacagtatatgaaacTTTGCAGATGCCCAATGGAGCCGGCAATGCCAACTAGCAGCACAGTGTTTTTCAGAACAGTTAGTTTTAGCATGGACTGTGAAGCTCAGACTTCTGAATGGGAGTGAGGGTGGCGCTTGAATGTGCCTACAAAGATAGACAAAAAAGTTGAGTAGAAATTTAGATGGTTATTCATACAAGAAACCAGTGCTTAAAGTGTGCCGGTACTCatacttctacattttactccttgccGTACCGTGACTTGTTCTGCATAGGTAGCAGGGTCCATACTTTCCCTTTGAGCCATCCCAACATTTGACCTGTTGGTGTTTCCATCTGCTGTATTGTTTTGTCTTGCACAAAAAAGTGTATGCACAGGCttgaataataaaatgtaaatgtgaggGAATTGAATGGTAATGCCAGCATATAAATGCTGGCATTGTCGCTGTAGGAATAGAGTGACACTAACTGGAAAAGGGGGGAATAATTTTGAAGCGACTTTTGAGtcaagttgcactcgaacacaccacaaagactacagccaacagccaactagcacgtacgttctgagcctgcatgagatgaaataactctccacaccggCTAGtggtggtagtctgtattcatcattcaaaaagggaaacctgagactgtggatatacaagccgttgctatgatacatacatgaaacaaagcggagTCTGCCGACCACTTTcacatcactctcactcaccacttagcttcactccagatggccatgtggttgtgaaaatatccgtgtattggaatgatcagatgagaagaagatgaaaaattagaagagctttttgtgtttttcctctcaacTTTACTCATTTGCTTGCTTTTCTCACTTCCAtctctcttctcgtgcactgattcgcttaagctgaacagccgatcagagtgatttctctcaccgacgggctccgccgccgattcaacatgcagAATCGGCTGAAAAACCTCAGACaggggcagactagagccgacggtgcaggacacactgcaaaaactagactgacagacgctcaccgacggccccaaactgtcaaggccctgacacaccaagtcAATGGTCGGCCCagtagggagagttatttcctctcatgcaggTGCAGGACGTATGTGGTAGTTGgacgtcggctgtagtctttgcggtgtgttcaagtgcaaatttttagccaagacaaaggcgacgtgaggcgacgcaactggtggtcttcgtcgctgctagttctttgatgtcgggttggtgtgtttGGGCCTTCAGGACCTTAAATACAGCCACAGAGAGCAGCGATTTTCACACCTAATGTAAACATGTAACTATGAGATCTCCTGAACTCTGATACTAATCCAATAATGTGATCCTCACAGAAGGAGGCGTTTTTGCCTGAATAGTGGGAGCTACTGTACACCACAACACAGTTTATCCCTCAGCAGCGCTCACATTGTGCAGTTGTTGGTAATTACTGTAGCTTTTATGATTTGATATACACAAGTTTGGCCTCAGGTGCACCTAAGGATCCCCATGGTTACTACTGGCTATACACTCATTTGCCTTCGCAGTCTGTTCTCAACTCACCTATCATTATCTATTATATTATCCTTTATTCAGAGTTATTGAGCAACTACACCTAGCTATTCATTAACGATCAGGTCCTTATTTGATCCCTACACATTCATTTGTGGACCTTGACTAAGATCATTTATTGAGCACCCGTCTGTGCCTTTAACGAGCTCCAAAAACCTCGAGGCTTAGTTTTTGTGAATAAATAATTTAGGATTGAAAGTTTTCCCCCCTGACAACAAACAAGCTCTGTCCTATTTACAGTAAATCTGTGCAAAAAGTAAATGAGTGTGAGGGCTCTGTGTAGTCTGGAGAAAGAAAAATCACAAAACACTCTAAGTATATTTAGAGCCATTTCCAGTGACTGCATTCAATTTTCAAAGCTCCTCTGAGAAGCATCCATCTCAGATTTATCTCCAATAATCCACATCCCAATGAAGTTTGGTTAGGGAATTAAAGAGACCCTCAGCTGTGACCATTTCAACTGGcaggatatatatatttatttattttccattttgcAGCATAAAGCATCGATTAACTCGAAAAGCGTGTTGGAACAAGTTGTTTGTGAGATTAGCGGAGGGAAACGTTAACATTTGGCTGACATTTTACTTCAAAGGAATTCAGATACGAGCACATGAACTTCCAATTACCCTTGTAATGTgtcactcctctctccacccGCGTGCAACAGATACAGGCATAGTAACACCTAAAGTACTATGTTCATTTAAATTGTGCATCCTCCCATGTCTTATATAGTGCAAATATCAGTGGAGGTCCCAGACGGTGTTGAGTAATCTGTCGGAAACACAGTGTGTGATGTTGCAAAGCTCTGGGAGGAAATGTCCCGTCTTCCCACAAAGCCTGGAGAATAAAACCTGACTCACACTGTGTTTATATCTCTCATTTTAGCTGTCACACACTTCTGAGGATCTCTTGTCATTTTCTGCTCAAAGCTTAAAATGGCCGTTGATTATTATGAACTCAAAAAGAAATCTGTGGGACAAATATGTGAAATAACTTAAAGTAAGAAAATCCTGTGGTCATAAATGGCTGTATAATCTGTTGGTTTTTATCTTGAGCAGTAATTGGAAAATAGCGAGAGCCGATAACACGGGCAGTCAGTGGAAAATGAGGTGCAGTAAAAGTGTGAAGAGTCACTGACAGAGAATACAGATTTGATGGCTTTTCTCACCTCAAACAATCACTTACCATATGATCATATTAGTTCagctttttttatatacttttcATAGTTTTTCAGTAATTGGACTTGaggttttatcattttttttagacCTTTTTAGATTTTTACATTGGTGTGTATTGTGATGAATGTTAACAGTGGGTGACTTCACAAACTCTCCCTCTTCAGCTCTTTAAATTATACTGGCACTTCAACTATTTACATTGCAGACACTCCAGCTATCTCTGCCGCTTCAGTGTCAAACGACACTTCAACTGCTTTCAGTTCTGATAATTATGCTTACTGTTTGAtttgcaccaacataaccaaagcaaattcctagtgtaaatctcttacacctggcaataaacacaattctgattctgattcttctTACTCTTTTAATGGCATTTCAACTGCTTTCAGCCAACTGACACAAGTTTAACTCTTCAACTGAATCACGTTAAGTGACATATTAACAGTTGTCATTGCTGACACTTTCATCTCTTACTCTTTAAATCAGTTCAATTCTCAAAATGAGGTCTGGGGACCCTCAGGAGTCCATGGAATTCAGTCAGAGGGTcacgaaataatttgctatgaattataaaattgtgctgcatCCTTAAAAAGTTCATATCTACAGATTGGGACCATCTGTGACAAACAGCAATAAggtcattatttttatttatttttaagttgaagcaccTACTGACTGTCGGCTTTAGACTGGTAAGTTTGAATTCGACAGTGAAATTGcttgaaaagtcatagtatagtatgtcgaaaaaaggtcatagtatagcatgaaaaaaaaggtatagtatagtttgttgCAAAATTTCGTAaaaaacaatgtcatactaTTGTATGTCGTGAATTttcgtgaaaaaagtcatagtatagtatgtcaaataaaagtcatagtatagtatgttgaaaatataaaaaagtcatagtatagtatgtcaaaaattgtttttaattattttcgactgactttttttcccgacatactactat
This DNA window, taken from Sebastes fasciatus isolate fSebFas1 chromosome 14, fSebFas1.pri, whole genome shotgun sequence, encodes the following:
- the LOC141782285 gene encoding ly6/PLAUR domain-containing protein 1-like, with product MQLFTVSTLLLFFFSSGLTLQIQCYQCEEMTHDCSTPEFIVNCTVNVQDMCQKEVLVKDDGIHYRKSCASSGACLIASSGYQQFCTGKLNSVCITCCNTPLCNGPRQKKRPQHSAATTLTTPQLPVFSLYVLLLLSSTLC